A window of the Cystobacter fuscus genome harbors these coding sequences:
- a CDS encoding UDP-N-acetylmuramoyl-tripeptide--D-alanyl-D-alanine ligase: MAVRFSDEQVVRVAQATRRGGPAADFQAVCTDTRALTPGCLFVALQGERFDAHDFLAQAAQAGAAGAVVKRGRTLPALPEGFVLYEVEDTLAALGALGRAHRERFRIPVGAVGGSNGKTTTKEMVGAILSTRGPALKTEGNLNNEIGVPLTLLRLTSEHVAAVVELGMNQPGEMTRLTRVARPDAALITVVQPEHLEGLGSLEGVAEAEGEMFRELPPGAIAVVNLDDALIPAQAARGQARQLTFGRHADAQVRLVAVESRGREGLTLTVRHLGRDWPVRLGFVGEHNALNATGAFALAVALGYSPEECVKGLEAARPYARRLNVVDAPHGITVVDDCYNANPASMAAALDTLRSLVSPGGRAVAVLGDMLELGPGEGEEHTRLGALAGGKAELVAFFGPRSRQGLEAAGMGERAAHFTEVEPLLAWLQPRLKSGDVVLVKASRGMRLERVVAGLTGASVTAGGH, encoded by the coding sequence ATGGCCGTACGATTCTCGGATGAGCAGGTGGTGCGGGTGGCGCAAGCCACCCGGCGCGGTGGGCCGGCGGCCGACTTCCAGGCCGTCTGCACGGACACTCGGGCCCTCACGCCCGGGTGTCTCTTCGTGGCGCTCCAGGGTGAGCGCTTCGATGCGCATGACTTCCTCGCCCAGGCGGCCCAGGCGGGCGCGGCCGGGGCGGTGGTGAAGCGGGGCCGGACGCTGCCCGCGCTTCCCGAGGGCTTCGTCCTGTACGAGGTGGAGGACACGCTGGCGGCGCTCGGTGCCCTGGGGCGCGCGCACCGCGAGCGCTTCCGGATTCCCGTGGGGGCCGTGGGGGGCTCCAACGGAAAGACGACCACCAAGGAGATGGTGGGCGCCATCCTGTCCACGCGCGGCCCCGCGCTGAAGACGGAGGGCAACCTCAACAACGAGATTGGCGTGCCCCTCACGCTGCTGCGGCTGACGTCCGAGCACGTGGCGGCCGTGGTGGAGCTGGGGATGAACCAGCCGGGCGAGATGACGCGGCTGACGCGCGTGGCCCGGCCCGACGCGGCCCTCATCACCGTGGTGCAGCCCGAGCACCTGGAGGGGCTGGGCAGTCTCGAGGGCGTGGCCGAGGCGGAGGGCGAGATGTTCCGCGAGCTGCCGCCTGGCGCCATCGCCGTGGTGAACCTGGACGACGCGCTCATCCCCGCCCAGGCGGCGCGTGGCCAGGCCAGGCAGCTCACGTTCGGCCGGCACGCGGACGCGCAGGTGCGGCTGGTGGCGGTGGAGTCGCGCGGCCGCGAGGGGCTGACGCTGACGGTGCGCCACCTGGGCCGGGACTGGCCGGTGCGGCTGGGGTTCGTGGGCGAGCACAACGCGCTCAACGCCACGGGCGCCTTCGCGCTGGCGGTGGCGCTGGGCTATTCGCCCGAGGAGTGCGTGAAGGGGCTGGAGGCGGCGCGGCCCTACGCGCGCCGGCTCAACGTGGTGGACGCGCCCCACGGCATCACCGTGGTGGACGACTGCTACAACGCCAACCCCGCGTCCATGGCGGCCGCGCTGGACACGCTGCGCTCGCTGGTGTCGCCGGGTGGACGGGCGGTGGCGGTGCTCGGCGACATGTTGGAGCTGGGGCCGGGCGAGGGCGAGGAGCACACGCGCCTGGGCGCGCTCGCGGGCGGCAAGGCCGAGCTGGTGGCGTTCTTCGGGCCGCGCTCGCGCCAGGGACTGGAGGCGGCGGGCATGGGTGAGCGCGCGGCGCATTTCACCGAGGTGGAGCCCTTGTTGGCCTGGCTCCAGCCGAGGCTCAAGTCAGGAGACGTGGTGTTGGTCAAGGCGAGCCGGGGTATGCGGTTGGAGCGCGTGGTGGCGGGTCTCACGGGTGCTTCCGTGACGGCGGGAGGCCACTGA
- a CDS encoding UDP-N-acetylmuramoyl-L-alanyl-D-glutamate--2,6-diaminopimelate ligase, with protein MKLTDVLAGCGAEQTSGGRTPVDVTGVSQDSRKVKPGDLFVAVPGAKEDGAQFVGEAVSRGAVAVVSEKPLSSQVPYFKVSNARKALALIAANFYGRPADQLTLLAVTGTNGKTTTTFLLEAMATAAYSSTGVIGTLGYKVGGQFHATANTTPEPLELHRILRQMADAGVETVVMEVSSHALIQERVHGLTFKAAAFTNLTRDHLDYHKDLEEYFQAKRKLFLENLSQGGVAVVNGDDTYATRIYNELRGQKRMAWKFSRQGNGEISAADVSFTLQGIKGVLKTPAGDIPVKSRLLGAHNLENILAAAGLALGAGFARRKDVQLGIERMAGVPGRMERVENHGPQAGAPAVLVDYAHTDDALKRALEAARSMAKGRVIAVFGCGGERDEGKRPLMGTAAAEGADLSVVTSDNPRNENPDDIIAQVTPGLEKGGLRRISAGKAKSGEKGYLVEADRKTAIETAISLAKEDDVVLIAGKGHETYQIIGAEKRAFDDREVAARALAIRT; from the coding sequence ATGAAGCTGACGGATGTCCTCGCAGGGTGTGGTGCCGAGCAGACCTCGGGCGGCCGGACCCCGGTCGACGTGACGGGGGTGTCGCAGGACTCGCGCAAGGTGAAGCCGGGCGACCTGTTCGTCGCGGTGCCGGGCGCGAAGGAGGACGGCGCCCAGTTCGTGGGCGAGGCGGTCTCCCGGGGCGCGGTGGCGGTGGTGTCGGAGAAGCCCCTGTCCTCGCAGGTGCCCTACTTCAAGGTGTCCAACGCCCGGAAGGCCCTGGCGCTCATCGCGGCCAACTTCTACGGCCGTCCCGCCGACCAGCTCACCCTGCTGGCCGTCACGGGCACCAATGGCAAGACGACGACGACCTTCCTCCTGGAGGCGATGGCCACCGCGGCCTACTCGTCCACCGGCGTCATCGGCACGCTCGGCTACAAGGTGGGGGGCCAGTTCCACGCCACCGCCAACACCACGCCCGAGCCCCTGGAGCTGCACCGCATCCTCCGCCAGATGGCGGACGCGGGCGTCGAGACGGTGGTGATGGAGGTGTCCAGCCACGCCCTCATCCAGGAGCGCGTGCACGGCCTCACCTTCAAGGCCGCCGCCTTCACCAACCTCACGCGAGATCACCTCGACTACCACAAGGACCTGGAGGAGTACTTCCAGGCCAAGCGCAAGCTCTTCCTGGAGAACCTGTCCCAGGGCGGCGTGGCGGTGGTCAACGGCGACGACACCTACGCCACGCGCATCTACAACGAGCTGCGCGGCCAGAAGCGCATGGCGTGGAAGTTCAGCCGCCAGGGCAACGGGGAGATCTCCGCCGCGGACGTGTCCTTCACGCTCCAGGGCATCAAGGGCGTGCTCAAGACGCCCGCGGGCGACATCCCGGTGAAGAGCCGGCTGCTGGGCGCGCACAACCTGGAGAACATCCTCGCGGCGGCGGGCCTGGCGCTCGGCGCGGGCTTCGCGCGGCGCAAGGACGTGCAGCTGGGCATCGAGCGCATGGCGGGCGTGCCCGGCCGCATGGAGCGCGTGGAGAACCACGGCCCCCAGGCCGGAGCGCCCGCGGTGCTGGTGGACTACGCGCACACGGATGACGCGCTCAAGCGCGCGCTGGAGGCGGCACGCTCCATGGCCAAGGGCCGCGTCATCGCGGTGTTCGGCTGCGGGGGCGAGCGCGACGAGGGCAAGCGTCCGCTCATGGGCACCGCCGCGGCCGAGGGCGCGGACCTGTCCGTGGTGACGAGCGACAACCCGCGCAACGAGAACCCCGACGACATCATCGCCCAGGTGACCCCGGGCCTGGAGAAGGGCGGCCTGCGCCGCATCTCCGCGGGCAAGGCCAAGAGCGGCGAGAAGGGCTACCTCGTGGAGGCCGATCGCAAGACGGCCATCGAGACGGCGATCTCCCTCGCCAAGGAGGACGACGTGGTCCTCATCGCCGGCAAGGGGCACGAGACGTATCAGATCATCGGCGCGGAGAAGCGTGCCTTCGATGACCGCGAAGTGGCGGCGCGGGCGCTGGCCATCCGGACCTGA
- a CDS encoding penicillin-binding protein, which yields MKDFKSARVPESNTKWMRLRVKLLAAFFVTLLLAAFGRAVFLQVFERDKLRGLAQDQYVRQIEIPARRGDIFDRRGAPLAQSVEVDSIWVDPSMLPDVKQAARALARTLKLDTEDVLGRLTRARRFAWVKRQVTPREVEAVKALGLPGFGFTKEPKRFYPQKELGAHVVGVVGLDGHGLEGLELAFENELSGQNSRLSGFRDAKGRKLLVSGAPDTLERQGASVTLTLDRHLQYVAEKALTRAVAEAQAVAGMVLVMDPATGEILAMANEPRFNPNAPQREARSSMRNRAALDTFEPGSTMKAFVVASALDQKVIKPDDTFFCENGSWRVGRHTIHDTHQYGWLTPQRVLQVSSNICSAKIAQLLGRERLVKSFKDFGFGERTGLALPGEGRGSIPFPKAEVSLATQSFGQGMSATAVQMIAAWSALAHGGVLMRPYLVSRVVDPDGVVLLENQPTEVRRIVSPQTARQVVSMLESVVVKGGTATKAAMEDYRVAGKTGTAQKVDPVAGGYSDKRLASFVGMLPAENPRVVILVVVDEPKTDVYGGNVAAPAFKEIATAAMAHLAVPPSREVPLPSTALPVAAAQPPAAKEVPEGPVVEEVVTENVEPGSVRVPDVMGQAGREAVTKLLSAALEPQLSGSGRVVAQTPAAGSLVEKGARVTLELATRQ from the coding sequence GTGAAGGACTTCAAGTCGGCGCGGGTTCCAGAGTCCAATACGAAGTGGATGCGGCTGCGCGTGAAGCTGCTGGCCGCCTTCTTCGTGACCCTGCTGCTGGCCGCCTTCGGCCGTGCCGTGTTCCTGCAGGTGTTCGAGCGCGACAAGCTGCGCGGGCTCGCCCAGGACCAGTACGTGCGGCAGATCGAGATTCCCGCCCGGCGCGGGGACATCTTCGATCGGCGTGGCGCGCCGCTCGCCCAGAGCGTGGAGGTGGACTCCATCTGGGTGGACCCCTCGATGTTGCCGGACGTGAAGCAGGCCGCGCGCGCCCTGGCCAGGACGCTCAAGCTGGACACCGAGGACGTGCTCGGGCGGCTGACGCGGGCCCGGCGCTTCGCCTGGGTGAAGCGTCAGGTGACGCCCCGCGAGGTGGAGGCGGTCAAGGCCCTGGGGCTGCCGGGCTTCGGCTTCACCAAGGAGCCCAAGCGCTTCTACCCCCAGAAGGAGCTGGGCGCGCACGTGGTGGGCGTGGTGGGGCTGGATGGCCACGGCCTGGAGGGGCTGGAGCTGGCGTTCGAGAACGAGCTGTCCGGACAGAACTCGCGCCTGTCGGGCTTCCGGGACGCCAAGGGACGCAAGCTGCTGGTCTCCGGGGCGCCGGACACCCTGGAGCGCCAGGGCGCCTCCGTCACGCTCACCCTGGATCGCCACCTGCAGTACGTGGCCGAGAAGGCCCTGACGCGCGCGGTGGCCGAGGCCCAGGCCGTGGCGGGCATGGTCCTGGTGATGGATCCGGCGACGGGGGAGATCCTCGCCATGGCCAACGAGCCGCGCTTCAACCCCAACGCCCCCCAGCGCGAGGCGCGCTCGAGCATGCGCAACCGCGCCGCGCTCGACACCTTCGAGCCCGGCTCGACGATGAAGGCCTTCGTCGTCGCGAGCGCGCTGGACCAGAAGGTCATCAAGCCGGACGACACCTTCTTCTGCGAGAACGGCTCCTGGCGCGTGGGTCGGCACACCATCCACGACACCCACCAGTATGGCTGGCTGACGCCCCAGCGGGTGCTCCAGGTGTCCTCCAATATCTGCTCGGCGAAGATCGCCCAGTTGCTCGGCCGCGAGCGCCTGGTGAAGTCCTTCAAGGACTTCGGCTTCGGCGAGCGCACGGGCCTGGCCCTGCCCGGCGAGGGTCGGGGCTCCATCCCCTTTCCCAAGGCCGAGGTCTCCCTGGCCACGCAGTCCTTCGGCCAGGGCATGTCCGCCACGGCGGTGCAGATGATCGCCGCCTGGAGCGCGCTGGCCCACGGGGGCGTGCTCATGCGCCCCTACCTGGTGTCCAGGGTGGTGGACCCGGACGGGGTCGTCCTGCTGGAGAACCAGCCCACCGAGGTGCGGCGCATCGTGTCCCCCCAGACGGCCCGTCAGGTCGTCTCCATGCTCGAGAGCGTGGTGGTCAAGGGAGGCACCGCCACCAAGGCCGCCATGGAAGATTACCGGGTGGCGGGCAAGACGGGCACCGCCCAGAAGGTGGACCCCGTGGCCGGCGGGTACTCGGACAAGAGGCTTGCTTCCTTCGTGGGCATGTTGCCTGCCGAAAATCCGCGCGTGGTCATCCTCGTGGTTGTGGACGAGCCGAAAACAGACGTGTACGGGGGAAACGTGGCCGCTCCCGCATTCAAGGAAATCGCTACCGCCGCCATGGCCCACCTGGCCGTGCCGCCCTCGCGCGAGGTACCGCTGCCGTCCACCGCCCTGCCGGTGGCGGCCGCCCAGCCCCCCGCCGCGAAGGAGGTGCCAGAGGGGCCCGTGGTGGAGGAGGTTGTCACCGAGAACGTGGAGCCAGGCTCCGTCCGCGTTCCGGATGTCATGGGTCAGGCAGGACGCGAGGCGGTGACGAAACTGCTCTCCGCGGCCCTGGAGCCGCAATTGTCAGGTAGTGGACGCGTGGTAGCGCAGACTCCCGCCGCCGGTTCGCTGGTGGAGAAGGGTGCGCGGGTGACGCTGGAATTGGCGACGCGGCAATGA
- the ftsL gene encoding cell division protein FtsL has product MIRSQSSVSRVSPNGASVGRVLLHLLPAVLLFALFAGVGILHVTSRVLVVDMGYRLSRAEAEERALTRENDRLKLELATLKNPARLEKLAREKLGMSMPAGPLVLSLPSSSGGKRPARVEARDARGVRVAVSH; this is encoded by the coding sequence ATGATCCGCAGCCAGTCGTCCGTGTCCCGAGTCAGTCCCAATGGTGCGTCGGTGGGCCGGGTGCTCCTGCACCTGCTGCCCGCGGTGTTGCTCTTCGCGCTGTTCGCGGGCGTGGGCATCCTCCACGTGACGAGCCGCGTGCTGGTGGTGGACATGGGCTACCGGCTGTCCCGGGCGGAGGCCGAGGAGCGCGCGCTCACTCGGGAGAACGATCGGCTGAAGCTGGAGCTGGCCACGCTCAAGAATCCGGCGCGGCTGGAGAAGCTGGCGCGCGAGAAGCTCGGCATGTCCATGCCGGCGGGTCCGCTCGTCCTCTCCCTGCCTTCCTCGAGCGGTGGCAAGCGTCCCGCCCGGGTGGAAGCTCGCGACGCGCGGGGCGTGCGCGTGGCCGTATCTCACTGA
- the rsmH gene encoding 16S rRNA (cytosine(1402)-N(4))-methyltransferase RsmH — MADFGHQTVLLKEAVDVLQPGAGRVIIDGTLGGGGHSRELLARGATVLGVDRDPVALEAARSRLAGLPGFEARQGNFGQLLQVAADVLPVDGVLVDLGVSSPQLDVAERGFSFQKDGPLDMRMGDTGRTAAGFIADEDEEVLVRVLREYGEESFARPIARELKRALPTRTLEAAEVVKRAVPRKAWPQKIHVATRTFQALRMAVNEELESLESLLAALPRLLKVGGRAAVIAFHSLEDRKVKETFRDMVGGCKCPPGLPVCVCGGQGDFSLVTRKAIAPSDEEIAANPRARSAHLRVVEKIR; from the coding sequence TTGGCTGACTTCGGGCACCAGACCGTTCTCTTGAAGGAGGCGGTGGACGTCCTCCAACCGGGAGCGGGCAGGGTGATCATCGACGGCACGCTGGGTGGGGGAGGGCATTCGCGCGAGCTGCTCGCGCGGGGCGCCACCGTGCTCGGCGTGGATCGGGATCCCGTGGCGCTCGAGGCCGCGCGCTCCCGGCTCGCGGGCCTGCCGGGCTTCGAGGCGCGTCAGGGCAACTTCGGACAGCTGCTCCAGGTGGCCGCGGACGTGCTGCCGGTGGATGGCGTGCTGGTGGACCTGGGCGTGTCCTCGCCCCAGCTCGACGTGGCCGAGCGAGGCTTCTCCTTCCAGAAGGACGGGCCGCTGGACATGCGCATGGGCGACACGGGCCGCACCGCCGCCGGGTTCATCGCCGACGAGGACGAGGAGGTGCTCGTGCGCGTGCTGCGCGAGTATGGCGAGGAGTCCTTCGCCCGGCCCATCGCCCGCGAGCTCAAGCGCGCGCTGCCCACGCGCACCCTGGAGGCGGCCGAGGTCGTCAAGCGCGCCGTGCCACGCAAGGCCTGGCCGCAGAAGATCCACGTGGCCACCCGCACCTTCCAGGCGCTGCGCATGGCGGTCAACGAGGAGCTGGAGTCGCTCGAGTCGCTGCTCGCCGCGCTGCCCCGCCTGCTCAAGGTGGGGGGCCGCGCCGCCGTCATCGCGTTCCACTCGCTCGAGGATCGCAAGGTGAAGGAGACCTTCCGGGACATGGTGGGGGGCTGCAAGTGCCCTCCCGGGCTCCCGGTGTGCGTCTGTGGTGGCCAGGGGGACTTCTCCCTGGTGACGCGCAAGGCGATCGCGCCCTCGGACGAGGAGATCGCCGCCAACCCCCGTGCCCGCAGCGCGCACCTGCGCGTGGTGGAGAAGATCCGATGA
- a CDS encoding STAS domain-containing protein encodes MNQVAEAQGIRAVSSGRVETLMLEGELLEKDLARLCDELAGRMQRGLRNAVLDFSEVSHLDYRGVKPLIARAESFRKAGGDIKLSGLSPYLSAIFRAAGAHDRFEFYPHMNDARAAFALARAPFV; translated from the coding sequence ATGAACCAGGTAGCCGAAGCACAGGGCATCCGCGCGGTCTCCAGTGGCCGGGTGGAGACGCTCATGCTCGAGGGGGAGCTGCTGGAGAAGGACCTGGCCCGCCTGTGTGACGAGCTCGCCGGGCGCATGCAGCGCGGTCTGCGCAACGCCGTGCTCGACTTCAGCGAGGTGAGCCACCTGGACTACCGCGGCGTCAAGCCGCTCATCGCTCGCGCCGAGTCGTTCCGCAAGGCCGGTGGGGACATCAAGCTGTCGGGCCTGTCGCCCTACCTGTCCGCCATCTTCCGGGCCGCCGGGGCGCATGACCGGTTCGAGTTCTATCCGCACATGAACGACGCCCGGGCCGCCTTCGCGCTCGCGCGGGCCCCGTTCGTCTAG
- a CDS encoding PilZ domain-containing protein, whose amino-acid sequence MSQSVTKRALGEVRLKVAYKRPEALLSEYTRSIGRGGVTLQTQKNIPVGTRFVFEMYNPGVATPVEVMGEVVRVTPQDGGRHVLTIKYDPGQDRGGLDAVLQRVFDLQESEKLRRYARIPLNVPALEEATPFAPPFFVRDLSRGGVGLEVEAPELPAAVKVGMPFLLEMELTLGTLMLHGEVAWTSAGGPEVLPTFGVNFNTLSPDTVERLEKLLSLESMPPPPWRARICFGMDAVMRVP is encoded by the coding sequence ATGAGCCAGAGCGTGACGAAGCGGGCCCTCGGCGAGGTTCGCCTCAAGGTGGCATACAAGAGACCCGAAGCCCTGCTGAGTGAGTACACCCGCAGCATCGGCCGGGGGGGAGTGACCCTGCAGACGCAGAAGAATATCCCCGTGGGCACGCGCTTCGTCTTCGAGATGTACAACCCCGGCGTGGCCACGCCCGTGGAGGTGATGGGCGAGGTGGTGCGCGTCACGCCGCAGGACGGCGGTCGCCACGTGCTCACCATCAAGTACGACCCGGGACAGGACCGCGGAGGACTGGACGCCGTGCTCCAGCGCGTCTTCGATCTCCAGGAGTCGGAGAAGCTGCGCCGCTACGCGCGCATTCCCCTGAACGTGCCGGCCCTGGAAGAGGCCACGCCCTTCGCCCCGCCCTTCTTCGTGAGGGACCTGTCGCGCGGAGGCGTGGGCCTGGAGGTGGAGGCCCCCGAGCTGCCGGCCGCGGTGAAGGTGGGCATGCCCTTCCTGCTGGAGATGGAGCTCACGCTGGGCACGCTCATGCTGCACGGCGAGGTGGCGTGGACGTCCGCGGGAGGCCCCGAGGTGCTGCCCACCTTCGGTGTCAACTTCAACACCTTGAGCCCGGACACGGTGGAGCGCCTGGAGAAGCTGCTCTCGCTCGAGTCCATGCCCCCCCCTCCCTGGCGCGCCCGCATCTGCTTCGGAATGGACGCCGTCATGCGCGTGCCCTGA